The region TACAATAAATTACAAAAATGTTATTTTATTTGAAATACTTTACCTAAAAGTTTTATAATTATACGTTTTAATAGGACTTATAAACGGACAATTTATGGTTTTATTAGTAATAATGAATTTTTGTAGCAATTTAGGTCTAAATTGTTAATTTTTTGTCTCAATATTAATTTAAATATATTAAAATTATCTTTGTGGAAACACAAGATTTATTTAACGCTATTAAATTTTATAAATTAATCTCAACCCTAGTAACAAGCTAGTTATTTTTTGGTTGAGATTTTTTAATTTATTTTAATTGACAAATATTAAATTAAAGAACATTTTTAATTATTAAATTGAAAGGAATTATAAAAATATGAAAAAGATAAACAAAATTCTTTTAGGGCTAGCACCTGCTGCAGCACTTATTGCTGCATCAGGACTTTCTGCTGCTTGTGGTCATACAGGAACTGGCTATGGATTTGACCAAACAGATGATGGAAAATTAGTATTAGCTTCAGGATTTTCTAACACAAATAAACAAGGTATTGCCTTAAAAGCAGTTGTTGATGCATACAACAAATGAATAAAAGACAATAATAAACAATCAGAAGGATATTTACCTGTTGAAGTTAAAACATTGGCTAATGGATATAATACCAATACTTTAAGAAGTGACTTGGATGCTAAAAACTCAAATGACTTTTATAACATGACATTAAATTATCCAGCTGCTGCTTCGATATTGTCTCAATACAAAATGAATTTAGCCATTTCAAAAGAAGATTATGATAAATTCGGTATTGAAAATGGATTTAATTTGGGTAATGATTTAATTGGTGGAAACACTAGAAAAGAAAAATGAGTAGTTCCTTTATCACGTTCATCAGAAATGCTTTCAGTTGCTAAAGCATTAGTAGGAAAATTCATTAAAGAATTAAACGGCTTGGGTGTAAAAATTTCTGACACAGACAATACTAAAGTTAAGGAATATCTAAACTATTACACAACTAATACCAATGAAGCAAAAGGTGTTGATGAAACTTGAGCACACGCTAAAACAACAGAAAAATGAGATGAAGTTAAAAAACAAATAGTTAAAGCATTGCCGGAAATGTCAGATCAAATCTTTAGAGATTATTCAAGTATGATTAATTTCTCAATTCAAGCAAAGAGAATGTACAACAAAGATCCTTTATTAAATGTTATTGGTTTTGACTCACTACCAAATGTTATTAATACAATGACAACTTCATTAACCAATGGAGATATTAATAAAGGATATATAAAACCAGATGAAGATAAAATAACAACAGGCGGATTTGACTACTCAACATTTCTAAAAGATGCAAATAGTGAACAATCAAAATTATTCAAAAAGATAGTTGACTTAATCCTAGAAGGTGTTAAGGAAGGCGCTGTTTGAATTGGTGGCGCAGGTGCTTATGGTTCAAATAACTTACTAAAATATCAATTAGCAATGAGCCTTGGATCAAATGCCGGATACTCACATACATTCTCAACTGCCCAATCATTAACAAACTTAAAAATAAAAGACACAACTACTTCATTAGATCAATCTACATTGGAAGTTTTAGGCCAAAAACCTAAAGAATCAGACAAATGAGTTATTCAAATTAAATCAGG is a window of Metamycoplasma hominis ATCC 23114 DNA encoding:
- a CDS encoding P68 family surface lipoprotein; its protein translation is MKKINKILLGLAPAAALIAASGLSAACGHTGTGYGFDQTDDGKLVLASGFSNTNKQGIALKAVVDAYNKWIKDNNKQSEGYLPVEVKTLANGYNTNTLRSDLDAKNSNDFYNMTLNYPAAASILSQYKMNLAISKEDYDKFGIENGFNLGNDLIGGNTRKEKWVVPLSRSSEMLSVAKALVGKFIKELNGLGVKISDTDNTKVKEYLNYYTTNTNEAKGVDETWAHAKTTEKWDEVKKQIVKALPEMSDQIFRDYSSMINFSIQAKRMYNKDPLLNVIGFDSLPNVINTMTTSLTNGDINKGYIKPDEDKITTGGFDYSTFLKDANSEQSKLFKKIVDLILEGVKEGAVWIGGAGAYGSNNLLKYQLAMSLGSNAGYSHTFSTAQSLTNLKIKDTTTSLDQSTLEVLGQKPKESDKWVIQIKSGTHKNSVYGKDNWANASKYDKKITQEAADIIKKQVQGQEGYLVELSSTFEYKNNKISLKKGNKELDAVYLGKIYEGNEKEYFFLKKSQVENEVVSSNKILNKEDADWISSPLAFDKTAKKAVFIQGPSILPIHANEKEDKATKLFINWMFQHDLENFKIEEVFKGKTTTKTFEGKQKPIDIFNEYGSYISPTKSYFSSDKASKLNTATKIAFDNFKQLDNKDSGYIPSEDIATSLSDVLREAITSAGKAALSKANVNEVFEYKEFVSKILGQLSNQL